From Chloroflexota bacterium, the proteins below share one genomic window:
- a CDS encoding cyclic nucleotide-binding domain-containing protein, which translates to MNSIPAAVQIIRQAFPGISQAEANELVAIGEVKPYAPGVILCKENAIEETFFIILEGEVAVTKIINADENRALKHLGEGDFFGEMGLIHNAPRAATVETISPVRVLEIHKTGFDRLLQKTSSMSLAMVREVSRRLSENDEMAIEDLRLKAGELASAYQRLAQEELARREFLTTIAHELRTPLTTARGFLEMLRFHELDTTQRDEILLTVARNVEQIVTLVNDILFLQEVELLEPEMHPVDVSELLTGAVKSLSSEAQKANIHIHLKAASAIPQVMGHARSLQRAFSQLLDNAIKYSSAGSEVVISIESGSDGVCVSIADQGVGIPEHIRPYIFDRYFHLEEVGDNLYGGLGLGLAITKQVVEQHKGRIEVESQEGKGSTFIVILPELSGGLVEF; encoded by the coding sequence TTCTGTGCAAAGAAAATGCCATCGAGGAGACCTTTTTTATCATTTTGGAGGGCGAAGTTGCTGTCACAAAAATTATCAATGCCGATGAAAATCGCGCGCTAAAGCACTTGGGCGAAGGTGATTTTTTTGGTGAAATGGGCTTGATCCATAACGCGCCGCGCGCGGCCACGGTAGAAACAATTTCACCGGTAAGAGTGCTGGAAATTCACAAAACGGGCTTTGACCGTCTGTTGCAGAAAACTTCATCCATGTCTTTGGCGATGGTGCGCGAAGTCAGCCGACGCTTGAGCGAGAATGATGAAATGGCGATTGAAGATTTGCGCCTGAAGGCTGGCGAGTTGGCTTCTGCATATCAACGCCTCGCCCAGGAGGAATTAGCCCGCCGTGAATTTCTCACCACAATTGCGCACGAATTGCGCACCCCGCTGACAACTGCCCGCGGCTTTTTGGAAATGCTGCGTTTTCATGAACTGGATACTACTCAGCGAGACGAAATCTTATTAACCGTAGCGCGTAATGTTGAGCAAATTGTAACCCTGGTCAACGATATTTTATTTTTGCAAGAAGTTGAATTGCTGGAGCCGGAGATGCATCCGGTGGATGTGAGCGAATTGCTCACCGGGGCCGTTAAATCGCTCTCATCTGAGGCACAAAAGGCTAATATACACATTCACTTGAAGGCTGCATCTGCCATTCCGCAAGTAATGGGGCACGCGCGTAGTTTACAGCGCGCTTTTTCCCAATTGCTCGATAATGCCATTAAGTATAGTTCTGCTGGCAGCGAAGTCGTGATTTCTATTGAATCAGGTTCAGATGGAGTTTGTGTAAGCATCGCTGATCAAGGCGTAGGCATCCCTGAGCATATTCGCCCCTATATTTTTGACCGCTATTTTCATCTCGAGGAAGTTGGCGATAATCTATATGGGGGATTAGGACTGGGGTTGGCAATTACCAAGCAAGTTGTCGAACAACATAAGGGGCGCATCGAAGTTGAAAGCCAGGAGGGAAAGGGCAGCACGTTTATAGTGATTTTGCCAGAATTAAGCGGAGGGCTAGTCGAATTCTAG